In the Streptomyces formicae genome, one interval contains:
- a CDS encoding nitroreductase family protein: MSDHQPDLQRWAVSPTVSLVRLDGTWLWEDPARGAHRRLRTMPSWLGPLLARLLAGPALPWQSLTSAAEDCGVPADRTEGCLNSLVTAGLLVSGGTTGPDRDTAALRDRQWALVSPPADYTRPSTVDEDITLMWRQAAAEVPPPAYHRFGDGPRVALPHPVLDAPGHPLDALGHLLYLTHGVLEDAAIGPLPRTRRVPPSHGAAHPFDLTVTTRTVLEEVSTYGYDPSEHALVPLADEVPETGTPAAEPDLLPEADVLTIHLVAERVQWRYRSSTAYPTIFLDLGHLVETLYTTAAHLGWQVTDLPSRGAPLFRPRAETGTVLTRLALRHRPVAGGER; the protein is encoded by the coding sequence GTGAGTGATCATCAGCCTGACCTTCAGCGGTGGGCCGTCTCGCCGACCGTGTCCCTGGTCCGGCTCGACGGCACATGGCTGTGGGAGGACCCCGCCCGGGGCGCGCACCGCCGTCTGCGCACCATGCCCTCCTGGCTGGGGCCTCTGTTGGCCCGGCTGCTGGCCGGACCCGCGCTGCCGTGGCAGTCGCTGACCTCAGCGGCCGAGGATTGTGGCGTGCCCGCCGACCGGACCGAGGGCTGTCTCAACTCCCTGGTGACCGCCGGCCTGCTGGTGTCCGGCGGCACCACCGGTCCTGACCGGGACACTGCCGCGCTGCGGGACCGGCAGTGGGCCCTGGTGTCGCCCCCGGCCGACTACACACGGCCCAGCACTGTCGATGAGGACATCACACTCATGTGGCGCCAGGCGGCCGCGGAGGTGCCGCCACCGGCCTACCACCGCTTTGGCGACGGTCCGCGCGTGGCACTGCCCCATCCGGTGCTGGACGCGCCTGGGCATCCGCTCGATGCCCTAGGGCACCTGCTGTATCTGACACACGGAGTGCTGGAGGACGCGGCCATCGGACCGCTGCCCAGAACCCGGCGAGTGCCGCCCTCACACGGCGCCGCGCACCCGTTCGACCTGACGGTGACCACCCGAACAGTGCTGGAGGAGGTGAGCACGTATGGGTACGACCCCTCGGAGCACGCTTTGGTGCCGCTGGCCGACGAAGTCCCGGAAACAGGGACGCCCGCGGCGGAGCCCGACTTGCTGCCCGAGGCCGATGTGCTGACCATCCACCTCGTCGCCGAGCGCGTGCAGTGGCGCTACCGCAGCAGCACTGCGTACCCGACGATCTTCCTGGACCTGGGGCATCTCGTGGAAACCCTGTACACCACTGCCGCTCACCTCGGATGGCAGGTCACCGATCTCCCCTCGCGCGGGGCTCCGTTGTTCAGGCCAAGAGCCGAGACCGGGACCGTACTGACGCGCCTGGCCCTGCGGCACCGTCCTGTCGCCGGGGGCGAGCGGTGA
- a CDS encoding SagB/ThcOx family dehydrogenase, whose product MGESTLLLSPREGVIYRGRALKNSVLNLLLTELGCWTDIDQAVRRLVELDGGAPESARARVNQLIESRLLVSDEDSTQRDVFAGAESWGHYGWAEAFAYHAAADAVRRVDYTTQDGQRHDVAAMRKYVAESPAPPVYMPSASEEVFPLGPPRTELGAYTAELLADGSPSARAGRALSGEELSTLLWYGFGRTGTKKLPVTGEHLLKTSPSGGSRHPTEAYLVVLNSPDVPLGIHHYSVRDHALEFITGDVERAWVDRNVIGKPEWTACAPTAVLILTSRVELNMYRYRENYSYRPVHHDVGHLVETTSLVARAIGCRTFSGYSVDERAVASKLGNARLLNPAMAFILLS is encoded by the coding sequence GTGGGAGAGAGCACCCTCCTCCTCAGCCCTCGTGAAGGCGTGATCTACCGGGGGCGGGCGCTCAAGAACTCGGTCCTCAACCTGCTGCTGACGGAACTGGGTTGCTGGACGGACATCGACCAGGCGGTCCGGCGCCTGGTGGAGCTCGACGGCGGCGCACCGGAATCGGCACGCGCGCGGGTAAACCAGCTCATCGAGTCAAGGCTGCTGGTCTCGGACGAGGACTCGACCCAGCGTGATGTCTTCGCCGGAGCGGAGTCTTGGGGACACTACGGCTGGGCTGAGGCATTCGCCTACCACGCAGCCGCAGACGCGGTTCGGCGCGTGGACTACACCACACAGGACGGTCAGCGACACGACGTGGCCGCCATGCGGAAGTACGTCGCAGAGAGTCCCGCGCCGCCTGTGTACATGCCGTCCGCCTCGGAGGAGGTATTTCCGCTCGGCCCGCCACGCACCGAGTTGGGTGCGTACACGGCCGAGCTATTGGCCGACGGCTCCCCCTCGGCGCGGGCAGGAAGGGCGCTGAGCGGCGAGGAACTCTCCACCCTCTTGTGGTACGGGTTTGGCCGCACCGGCACTAAAAAGCTGCCGGTCACTGGCGAGCACCTGCTTAAAACGAGTCCTTCAGGCGGAAGTCGGCATCCAACAGAGGCCTACCTCGTGGTGTTGAATTCCCCCGATGTGCCCCTCGGTATCCACCACTACTCGGTGCGCGACCATGCCTTGGAGTTCATCACCGGCGATGTGGAACGGGCTTGGGTCGACCGCAACGTGATCGGGAAGCCGGAATGGACCGCTTGCGCGCCGACAGCCGTACTGATTCTCACCAGCCGGGTCGAGCTGAACATGTACCGCTATCGCGAGAACTACTCCTACCGGCCGGTGCATCACGACGTGGGGCACTTGGTTGAGACCACGTCTCTGGTCGCGCGAGCCATCGGCTGCCGGACCTTCTCCGGCTATTCAGTTGACGAACGTGCCGTCGCTTCGAAACTTGGTAACGCGCGGTTGCTCAACCCTGCTATGGCCTTCATTCTTCTGTCCTGA
- a CDS encoding SagB/ThcOx family dehydrogenase, with amino-acid sequence MRIRLEERPVCDLLLEGRTFRLPDARCLPVLTGIEEPVDRDWLVARFSRELSRDTDDATEFVDRLVESRILRPADSEHPLMPEVRSWQQYGWTDALIFHCLTEGRPYSDVLGAQAPEPAGSVLAKRIAQQEVPPFWKHLPVPYQPLPPALDYPERDLADVLLSRRSHVAWSEQQLTAEQLSRVLRDANAPLLEMRCAAEQDYRTSPDVLMRNTYGDLETYVVVYDVVGLEPGIYHYAPDRHALGLVEAGDFRDRVRTAFVGQKSAGSGSCSLLISAVWERHMFRYANDPRAYRTVMTIMGQFAQRYLVAWTAFGFTTFPTPAHHPELTDALLGTDRFEESGIYLITAG; translated from the coding sequence ATGCGCATACGGCTGGAGGAACGGCCAGTATGCGACCTCCTGTTGGAAGGGCGGACGTTCCGGCTGCCCGACGCACGCTGCCTCCCCGTGCTGACCGGTATCGAGGAGCCGGTGGACCGGGACTGGCTGGTGGCCCGCTTCTCGCGGGAACTGTCCCGGGACACTGATGATGCGACCGAGTTCGTCGACCGGCTCGTCGAGAGCCGTATTCTGCGGCCCGCAGACAGCGAGCACCCGCTCATGCCGGAGGTCCGCTCCTGGCAGCAGTACGGGTGGACAGACGCGCTGATCTTCCACTGTCTGACCGAGGGCCGCCCCTACAGCGACGTGCTGGGCGCGCAGGCCCCCGAACCCGCCGGATCCGTGTTGGCCAAGCGCATCGCGCAGCAGGAGGTACCGCCCTTCTGGAAGCACCTGCCCGTGCCCTACCAGCCGCTGCCGCCCGCCCTCGACTACCCCGAGCGGGACCTCGCGGACGTTTTGCTGTCCCGGCGCAGCCATGTCGCCTGGTCGGAACAGCAGCTGACGGCGGAGCAGCTCAGCCGGGTGCTGCGGGACGCCAACGCGCCGCTGCTGGAGATGCGCTGTGCCGCCGAGCAGGACTACCGCACCTCACCGGACGTCCTGATGCGCAACACGTACGGCGATCTGGAGACGTACGTCGTCGTGTACGACGTGGTCGGCCTGGAGCCCGGTATCTACCATTACGCGCCCGACCGGCACGCGCTGGGGCTGGTCGAGGCCGGGGATTTCCGCGACCGGGTACGCACCGCTTTCGTCGGGCAGAAGAGTGCGGGCTCCGGTTCTTGCTCGCTTCTGATTTCGGCCGTGTGGGAGCGCCATATGTTCCGCTACGCGAACGATCCGCGCGCCTATCGAACCGTCATGACGATCATGGGCCAGTTCGCGCAGCGCTATCTAGTGGCGTGGACCGCCTTCGGCTTCACCACGTTCCCCACCCCGGCCCACCATCCGGAACTCACCGATGCCCTGCTCGGCACGGACCGTTTCGAGGAGTCCGGAATCTATCTGATCACCGCTGGCTGA
- a CDS encoding sensor histidine kinase has translation MDGRWPRWGAEAGLVVLTLLPPLLSQPYVDTSGAAWVSLTAYEVVGAVVLLLRRRLPATAFVVVFGALLAALVGSAGAGAKLSPLVFLPLAVMLYNLGNHGTSWRRTLSAVLGVTVLSVAGLWLNRMTTDSGDFQGGLDVLAALAPMPLAWAMGFAARTRQELLAAAERRAADARRAQALEAAQATQRERTRIAGEMHDVVAHSLTLLVVHAETLRARGGELPDWARAQVDGLATAGRQSSGELRDLLRMLRDPTDAVPLQPVPDLGELDTLLDSHRAEGGTVELTTGGTLESVPGPVQLAAYRVVQEALVNARRHAPGAPVRVSVDGVAEELRCEVVNGRAARRATAGAGVGLGLVSMEERVGALGGELTAGPTGEGGFRLVATMPWEPAGV, from the coding sequence ATGGACGGCAGGTGGCCCCGGTGGGGCGCTGAAGCCGGGTTGGTCGTGCTGACGCTTCTGCCGCCGCTGCTGTCGCAGCCGTACGTGGACACCTCCGGGGCGGCATGGGTGTCGCTCACGGCGTACGAGGTGGTGGGAGCGGTGGTCCTGCTGCTGAGGCGGCGGCTGCCGGCCACTGCCTTTGTCGTGGTTTTCGGGGCCCTGCTGGCGGCGTTGGTGGGCAGCGCGGGCGCGGGGGCCAAGCTGTCGCCGCTGGTCTTCCTGCCGCTGGCGGTGATGCTCTACAACCTGGGCAACCATGGCACGAGCTGGCGACGGACCCTGTCGGCGGTCCTCGGCGTCACCGTGCTGAGCGTGGCCGGTCTGTGGCTGAACCGGATGACGACCGACTCCGGCGACTTCCAGGGCGGTCTGGACGTCCTCGCCGCACTGGCCCCGATGCCGCTGGCGTGGGCCATGGGGTTCGCCGCGCGGACGCGGCAGGAACTGCTGGCCGCGGCCGAGCGGCGGGCGGCCGACGCGCGCCGGGCGCAGGCCCTGGAGGCGGCGCAGGCCACACAGCGCGAGCGGACACGGATCGCCGGTGAGATGCACGATGTGGTCGCGCACTCGCTGACCCTGCTCGTGGTGCACGCGGAGACCCTGCGGGCCCGCGGCGGCGAGCTGCCCGACTGGGCCCGTGCCCAGGTCGACGGTCTTGCGACGGCGGGCAGGCAGAGCAGCGGCGAGCTGCGTGACCTGCTGCGGATGCTGCGCGATCCCACGGACGCGGTCCCGCTCCAGCCGGTGCCGGACCTCGGCGAGCTGGACACGTTGCTGGACAGCCACCGTGCCGAGGGAGGGACGGTCGAGCTGACGACGGGCGGCACGCTGGAGTCCGTTCCGGGGCCGGTGCAGCTGGCGGCGTACCGCGTCGTGCAGGAGGCACTGGTCAACGCACGTCGGCACGCGCCCGGGGCACCGGTCCGGGTGAGTGTCGACGGCGTAGCGGAAGAGTTGCGGTGCGAGGTCGTGAACGGCCGCGCGGCGCGGCGCGCAACGGCCGGCGCGGGTGTCGGACTCGGTCTGGTCAGCATGGAGGAACGGGTGGGTGCGCTGGGCGGCGAACTCACCGCGGGCCCGACCGGTGAGGGCGGCTTCCGCCTCGTGGCCACGATGCCGTGGGAGCCTGCCGGTGTCTGA
- a CDS encoding ABC transporter ATP-binding protein has product MNAIEVRDVHRVFRSTRRTRLRAQHTETTALRGIDLDVQAGSLFGLLGPNGAGKTTTVKILTTLLLPTSGRVWVDGIDAVAQPQEVRRRIGCALGGDRGFYDRLSAEDNLRYFADLYGIEPRAQRTRVAEVLALADLADRRKDRVEGYSRGMKQRLHIARSLLRDPDVLFLDEPTNGLDPVAARDIRAAINQLRSAGKTILLTTHYMFEAEELCDRLAVISDGRIVVEGTAQDLAAEARTGVVVRAETRGAEPLLCQLLEARADVLNASQELLDDRELTTVRMTHGRRTEAEHLVREVLEDAPHVRVLDIASREPSLEDSYVALVSRSLTGTAR; this is encoded by the coding sequence ATGAACGCCATAGAAGTTCGCGATGTGCACCGAGTGTTCCGGTCGACCCGCAGGACCCGGCTGCGCGCGCAGCACACCGAGACGACGGCCCTGCGCGGCATCGACCTGGACGTGCAGGCGGGCAGTCTCTTCGGGCTGCTCGGCCCGAACGGCGCGGGCAAGACGACGACCGTGAAGATTCTGACGACACTGCTGCTGCCGACCAGCGGCCGGGTATGGGTGGACGGCATTGACGCCGTCGCCCAGCCCCAGGAAGTGCGCCGCCGCATCGGCTGCGCACTGGGCGGGGACCGCGGGTTCTACGACCGGCTGAGCGCCGAGGACAACCTGCGCTACTTCGCCGACCTGTACGGCATCGAGCCGCGCGCGCAGCGCACCCGGGTCGCCGAGGTGCTGGCGCTGGCGGACCTTGCGGACCGGCGCAAGGACCGTGTAGAGGGCTATTCACGCGGCATGAAACAGCGGCTGCACATCGCGCGCAGTCTGCTGCGGGACCCGGACGTACTGTTCCTGGACGAGCCGACCAACGGGCTCGACCCGGTGGCGGCCCGGGATATCCGGGCGGCGATCAATCAACTGCGATCGGCCGGCAAGACGATCTTGCTGACCACGCACTACATGTTCGAGGCGGAGGAACTGTGCGACCGCCTCGCGGTGATCAGCGACGGCCGGATCGTCGTCGAAGGCACGGCGCAGGACTTGGCGGCCGAGGCGCGCACCGGGGTGGTGGTGCGTGCCGAGACCCGGGGCGCCGAACCGTTGCTATGTCAGCTGCTCGAAGCCCGGGCCGATGTACTGAACGCGTCGCAGGAACTGCTGGACGACCGGGAGCTGACCACCGTGCGCATGACGCATGGGCGGCGTACGGAGGCCGAGCACCTGGTGCGCGAGGTCCTCGAAGATGCCCCGCACGTCCGCGTACTGGACATCGCCTCCCGGGAGCCGAGCCTGGAGGACAGCTATGTGGCCCTGGTGAGCCGCAGCCTGACCGGAACCGCGCGATGA
- a CDS encoding ABC transporter permease encodes MSAVGHHAARSFVRAMALHFVGLTRERSEVVLTLVVPVGYASIAYFIHRSGDRSVDLRGLMAGAGLMGMWSTVLFGAGTAIRNQRMAGTLELLLMAPQRFATTLAPMVTANACFGALAVGATFAWGAIAFGATVAPTSIPVLALVVLVTAAAMGAFSLLVAALFVQVRRAESLASPLLAPLWIISGVLVPAALPQALQPVAALFPMTWGAQALRGAATGAPWSMALLWCALVGVVHALIGSYLVNLVARTSRSRGELHLW; translated from the coding sequence ATGAGCGCGGTCGGCCACCATGCGGCGCGGTCGTTCGTCCGCGCCATGGCGCTGCACTTCGTCGGGCTGACCCGGGAACGTTCCGAAGTGGTGCTGACGCTGGTCGTCCCTGTCGGTTACGCCAGCATCGCCTACTTCATCCACCGCAGCGGGGATCGCTCGGTCGACCTGCGCGGCCTGATGGCCGGGGCAGGGCTGATGGGCATGTGGAGCACCGTGCTGTTCGGCGCCGGAACCGCGATCCGCAACCAGCGCATGGCAGGCACGCTGGAGCTCCTGCTGATGGCGCCTCAACGGTTCGCCACGACGCTGGCGCCGATGGTGACGGCCAACGCCTGCTTCGGTGCGCTGGCCGTGGGGGCGACTTTCGCCTGGGGAGCGATCGCCTTCGGAGCCACGGTCGCGCCGACCAGCATCCCCGTGCTGGCCTTGGTCGTCCTGGTCACCGCTGCGGCCATGGGCGCGTTCAGCCTGCTGGTGGCGGCGCTGTTCGTACAGGTACGGCGCGCGGAGAGCCTCGCCTCACCACTGCTGGCGCCCCTGTGGATCATCTCCGGAGTCCTTGTTCCGGCCGCGCTGCCTCAGGCGCTCCAGCCGGTCGCCGCACTGTTCCCCATGACCTGGGGGGCGCAGGCTCTGCGCGGCGCGGCCACGGGCGCGCCCTGGAGCATGGCGCTGCTGTGGTGCGCCCTGGTCGGCGTTGTGCATGCCCTGATCGGGTCGTACCTGGTGAACCTGGTGGCCCGGACGTCCCGCAGCCGAGGGGAGTTGCACCTGTGGTGA
- a CDS encoding ABC transporter permease, whose protein sequence is MSETHPSVQDRPAIASRRRARPHTVSWRTAWLSFRALFNWNDPGPFLLAMVATPLCELLFYSRVGRAFGAAGPEFYVLGGAMLAACTPSIAGGAMSLSSERYFGTLEHLLLSGRGRGRVSVLLTRAVPYAAAGLLAAVLSLLAGMAVLRTTLPVGQLLAFVPLLAVGALSATYFGMALGVGGLVTRGVFTLMNIAFMALALGAGLLVPAAELPGWLTAIAMVLPMRHAATAERAAGHDPTLMGLANGAAAEALVAGAWAAVAVGLFTLYERRMHRGV, encoded by the coding sequence GTGAGCGAAACGCATCCGTCGGTACAGGACCGGCCGGCCATCGCGTCCCGGCGCCGGGCCCGGCCGCACACGGTGTCCTGGCGCACAGCATGGTTGTCCTTCCGAGCCCTGTTCAACTGGAACGACCCAGGTCCCTTCCTTCTGGCGATGGTCGCCACACCCCTGTGCGAGTTGCTGTTCTACTCACGGGTGGGGCGCGCGTTCGGGGCCGCAGGGCCGGAGTTCTACGTACTGGGCGGAGCGATGCTGGCCGCGTGCACGCCATCGATCGCGGGCGGCGCCATGTCACTGAGCAGCGAACGCTACTTCGGCACGCTGGAACACCTGCTGCTCAGTGGACGCGGACGCGGACGCGTGAGCGTGCTGCTGACACGCGCAGTGCCATACGCCGCCGCAGGTCTCCTGGCGGCCGTGCTGTCGTTGCTGGCGGGCATGGCCGTACTGCGCACGACGCTGCCGGTGGGACAACTGCTCGCTTTCGTACCGTTGCTGGCCGTGGGAGCGCTGAGCGCCACGTACTTCGGTATGGCCCTGGGAGTCGGCGGCCTGGTGACCAGAGGCGTTTTCACGCTGATGAACATCGCCTTCATGGCCCTGGCACTGGGGGCGGGGCTTCTGGTGCCCGCCGCCGAACTTCCTGGGTGGCTGACCGCCATCGCCATGGTGCTGCCGATGCGGCACGCGGCGACAGCCGAACGGGCGGCGGGACACGACCCAACGCTCATGGGCCTCGCAAACGGCGCGGCGGCCGAGGCACTGGTCGCCGGAGCGTGGGCGGCCGTCGCCGTCGGACTGTTCACCCTGTACGAGAGGCGCATGCACCGAGGTGTCTGA
- a CDS encoding SagB/ThcOx family dehydrogenase → MSDTTVDVPPSYYVQGAVGFHRQSSYGNFPEPRHPALMPGPQDSAAGVVEPGRTAGEVPAPVPELLANLTALLARRASHRVRGARLSKTLLADCLRMALAPSPATRRRPYASAGNTCPITPYLLVQDVPEMEPGLLLRWDPDTAALRPLGRRESAHADLLRTQQLNARTVQAVVLLVADLQEIGARYGERSYRYALVEAGQIAQNLSLVFTAAGVAHCPVGGFDDVAARELLGARDPSEAALCVHTVALP, encoded by the coding sequence ATGAGCGACACCACTGTCGATGTGCCGCCTTCCTATTACGTCCAGGGGGCCGTCGGCTTCCATCGCCAGTCCAGTTACGGCAACTTCCCAGAGCCGCGGCACCCCGCACTGATGCCAGGGCCCCAGGACTCCGCAGCCGGTGTCGTGGAGCCCGGCCGCACAGCCGGGGAAGTCCCCGCACCCGTCCCCGAACTCCTGGCGAACCTCACGGCGCTGCTGGCCCGCCGGGCTTCGCACCGGGTGCGCGGAGCCCGCCTGTCCAAGACACTGCTGGCCGACTGCCTGCGCATGGCACTGGCCCCCTCCCCCGCCACGCGCCGCCGCCCCTATGCCAGCGCCGGGAACACCTGCCCGATCACCCCGTACCTCCTGGTCCAGGACGTTCCCGAGATGGAGCCGGGCCTGCTTCTGCGCTGGGACCCGGACACTGCCGCGCTACGGCCCCTCGGCCGCCGCGAGAGTGCGCACGCAGACCTGCTGCGCACCCAGCAACTCAACGCCCGCACGGTGCAGGCGGTGGTCCTGCTGGTCGCCGACCTCCAGGAGATCGGCGCACGCTATGGGGAACGCTCCTATCGCTACGCTCTGGTGGAGGCCGGGCAGATCGCCCAGAACCTCTCCCTCGTCTTCACCGCGGCCGGTGTCGCGCACTGCCCGGTCGGCGGGTTCGACGACGTGGCGGCGCGCGAACTGCTCGGTGCGAGGGATCCGTCCGAAGCCGCACTCTGCGTCCATACGGTGGCCCTGCCGTGA
- a CDS encoding YcaO-like family protein yields MRCQGCHLLWAAEARAGGWPVHAADGPVLPHPLCPRGHDGHLDKAPAERPVDLAPSAGPLLAERLVHEPGLDLWMSDVVLTTPVGPHGHAAVVGGGLSRDRETSRLIGWAEAIERRCALRRPRGAVRRLSDGLAEGAALRSWHVAGKYLATGEPTWIPLADATLTGTTDSTGMAAFPTLDGALRGGLREWGERAALAQWWSGGTGVRCWDHTGLAASLLAASATVASGATCQVWHTSWGPLQVAGCLLITPTETGPRAIFGSGAAADTASAVVSAYHEALQLHVTAGVIRGPDGAARFGPQYVGAPLSEEFLNRFCAEFPVERGCAAVPENREGRDTDLNGLLAAAGPRTAAVDCADPLADALGLHVVRVVCPDLPRWSARTASPTGLTPAFL; encoded by the coding sequence GTGCGCTGCCAGGGCTGTCACCTGCTGTGGGCAGCCGAAGCCCGGGCGGGCGGCTGGCCGGTGCACGCCGCGGACGGGCCGGTGCTGCCGCATCCGCTGTGCCCGCGCGGCCACGACGGTCATCTTGACAAGGCCCCCGCGGAGAGGCCAGTGGACCTCGCTCCCTCTGCCGGGCCGCTGCTCGCCGAACGCCTCGTCCATGAACCAGGGTTGGACCTGTGGATGTCGGACGTCGTGCTCACCACGCCGGTCGGGCCGCACGGCCACGCCGCTGTGGTGGGTGGCGGCCTGTCGCGCGACCGGGAGACCTCGCGACTGATCGGCTGGGCCGAGGCCATCGAACGACGCTGCGCACTGCGGCGGCCCCGGGGCGCCGTGCGCCGCCTGTCCGACGGCCTGGCGGAAGGGGCAGCCCTGCGCTCATGGCACGTGGCGGGCAAGTACCTCGCCACGGGGGAACCCACCTGGATACCGCTGGCTGACGCGACGCTGACCGGAACGACTGACAGCACGGGCATGGCAGCCTTCCCCACCCTCGACGGCGCGCTCCGCGGTGGCCTGCGCGAATGGGGGGAACGCGCGGCACTGGCCCAGTGGTGGAGCGGCGGCACGGGTGTGCGCTGCTGGGACCACACCGGCCTGGCGGCATCCCTGCTGGCCGCTTCGGCCACGGTCGCCTCCGGAGCCACATGCCAGGTGTGGCACACCTCGTGGGGGCCGCTGCAGGTCGCAGGATGCCTCCTGATAACGCCGACAGAAACAGGGCCACGCGCCATTTTCGGCTCCGGCGCGGCCGCCGACACCGCCTCGGCAGTGGTATCCGCATACCACGAGGCACTGCAACTGCACGTGACGGCGGGCGTGATACGCGGCCCGGACGGCGCGGCCCGGTTCGGTCCCCAATACGTGGGAGCGCCGCTGTCCGAAGAGTTCCTCAACCGGTTCTGTGCCGAGTTCCCGGTGGAGCGCGGCTGCGCCGCTGTCCCGGAGAACCGTGAAGGGCGCGACACCGACCTGAACGGGCTCCTCGCCGCAGCCGGTCCACGTACCGCTGCCGTCGACTGTGCCGACCCTCTCGCGGACGCGCTCGGGCTGCACGTGGTCCGAGTCGTCTGCCCGGACTTGCCCCGCTGGTCGGCGCGCACCGCCTCCCCTACCGGACTGACCCCCGCGTTCCTGTGA
- a CDS encoding Hsp70 family protein, with product MFAPRLVAAIDIGTHGIGAAWCVISESNAEPSSRKIHFCDQWESQPAPTAKNLSALLLDTNGKLIAWGYDARRLWLTQGAALRSQGARYHHGFKMDLGVRPAPQSTDDSSVDSDSSSAEPAGKEREVLKRGTPTDRLTPDLLTMLLREVVSVTLRQIAASGYDEDDVRWCLTSPACWSDYQKSVLRGIAMDAGLPREDGRVLLSLEPEAAAHYARVSGVRVVGDHNGPSSDLLAPGARFMVVDCGGGTVDITAYENDADGKMIEIGRSIGDRFGSDFLNRAFEKEHLRDCLGDQDILDEIQENCPDALLNLVDQWERGKLHVALDQDENLNLLIPTAIDRRLGAAVRKRLARRQNKINDAIVLTPAQIHALFDTVIPGTLDLIEAQLKEMDASRGENNSPDVILLVGGFSNSPYLQQAVKERFGERTQVMVPPNPDIAVLFGATHFCYDPQTRARRSRFTYGTEVNDDFEEGIDPEAKRYVTSRGKATCEDRFSIFTRAGASVPTDAEVMREYVPLEEDHTEVDFTIYATSHPDPRYVTDPGCDALATVTVDLKPVMRFELEERALRLFMRFGETEIKARAELVQGGGEIATSVRFHSNY from the coding sequence GTGTTTGCTCCTCGCCTCGTAGCCGCCATCGACATCGGCACCCACGGCATCGGCGCCGCCTGGTGCGTCATCTCGGAATCCAACGCCGAGCCTTCTAGTCGGAAGATCCATTTTTGTGACCAGTGGGAGTCGCAGCCCGCACCCACAGCGAAGAACCTGTCGGCACTCCTGCTCGACACCAACGGAAAGCTGATCGCCTGGGGGTACGACGCCCGACGGCTCTGGCTCACCCAGGGCGCCGCTCTCCGCAGCCAAGGGGCGCGCTACCACCACGGCTTCAAGATGGACCTCGGGGTGCGCCCTGCCCCACAGAGCACCGACGACAGCAGCGTCGACTCGGACTCTTCGTCAGCCGAGCCCGCCGGCAAGGAGCGGGAAGTACTGAAACGCGGCACTCCCACCGACCGGTTGACACCTGATCTGCTGACGATGCTGCTGCGGGAGGTCGTCTCCGTCACCCTGCGGCAGATCGCTGCCAGCGGATATGACGAGGACGACGTCCGCTGGTGCCTCACTTCGCCCGCCTGCTGGAGCGATTACCAAAAGTCCGTGCTGCGCGGCATCGCAATGGACGCCGGACTACCCCGTGAAGACGGGAGGGTGCTGCTATCTCTCGAGCCGGAGGCGGCGGCCCACTACGCGCGCGTATCCGGGGTGCGGGTCGTGGGCGACCACAATGGCCCCAGCAGCGATCTCCTGGCTCCTGGCGCCCGGTTCATGGTGGTGGACTGCGGGGGCGGCACCGTGGACATCACGGCCTACGAGAACGACGCCGACGGAAAGATGATCGAGATCGGCCGATCCATCGGTGACCGCTTCGGGTCGGACTTCCTCAACCGTGCCTTTGAGAAGGAGCACCTCCGGGACTGTCTCGGCGACCAGGACATCCTGGACGAGATCCAGGAAAACTGTCCCGACGCCCTGCTCAATCTTGTTGACCAGTGGGAGCGCGGCAAGCTGCACGTCGCCCTCGATCAGGATGAGAACCTCAACCTGCTGATCCCCACGGCTATCGACCGTCGGCTGGGCGCCGCCGTCCGCAAGCGCCTAGCCCGGCGCCAGAACAAGATCAACGATGCCATCGTCCTCACCCCCGCCCAGATCCACGCGTTGTTCGACACCGTCATCCCCGGCACCCTCGACCTCATCGAGGCCCAGCTCAAGGAAATGGATGCCTCCCGCGGAGAGAACAACAGCCCCGACGTCATCCTCCTGGTCGGTGGCTTCAGCAACTCCCCATACCTCCAGCAGGCGGTCAAGGAGCGCTTCGGTGAGCGCACCCAGGTGATGGTGCCCCCCAACCCCGACATCGCTGTCCTGTTCGGTGCCACGCACTTCTGCTACGACCCCCAGACCCGTGCGCGGCGCAGCCGCTTTACCTACGGCACCGAGGTGAACGACGACTTCGAGGAAGGCATCGACCCCGAGGCCAAGCGCTACGTGACGTCCCGGGGCAAGGCCACCTGCGAAGACCGCTTCTCCATCTTCACCCGCGCCGGCGCGTCCGTACCTACCGACGCCGAGGTGATGCGTGAGTACGTGCCGCTCGAGGAGGACCACACAGAGGTCGACTTCACGATCTACGCCACGAGCCATCCCGACCCCCGCTATGTCACCGATCCGGGGTGCGACGCACTGGCTACGGTCACCGTGGACTTGAAGCCCGTCATGCGCTTCGAGCTCGAGGAGCGCGCGCTGCGTCTCTTCATGCGGTTCGGTGAGACCGAGATCAAGGCACGTGCCGAACTCGTCCAGGGCGGTGGTGAGATCGCCACCAGCGTCCGCTTCCACTCCAACTACTGA